From a region of the Mucilaginibacter auburnensis genome:
- a CDS encoding NADH-quinone oxidoreductase subunit N: MYELLPNIPTQLQGILSDLKYFVPEIYLAAVFVVVLLADLFIGKIYPTVCKALALMGIAAVAIQVLGQLVEIKDSFFMFGDMLLQSRTSLLFRLIIDLSAFALILHFNWDKKLKLHAKGLGDLYSITIASIFGLHLMTMASNLLSVYLAVEMVSIASYLLVAYRSENAFSAEAGLKYVLFGAAASAIMLYGISLLYGAGGSLSLFDPAFVNGLSKANAVAVSFAMVLVLVGIAFKLSFVPAHFWVPDVYQGALTPITAWLSTVPKIAAFGLLINFLTPFIFSPAWRSFDFKLALSVIGIATMIAGNFAAVMQTNAKRMLAYSSVGHTGFALMAIVTFSDEGIKTLVFYLAVYAVANIAALALVSYFTYITNSDDIKTYEGLGYKYPAASICFVIILISLTGLPVTAGFNAKLLVFSSVYGVYQQNHDIFLLLLTTTGAITTVVSLFYYIKIPLHLFLRRSPLIDSPVAPFNLLVLVIIASAALVFFGIFPSVIINLL; the protein is encoded by the coding sequence ATGTACGAGCTTTTACCTAACATACCAACACAACTACAAGGCATACTGAGCGATCTGAAATATTTCGTTCCGGAGATCTACCTTGCTGCGGTGTTTGTGGTAGTACTGCTTGCTGATTTGTTCATTGGCAAAATCTATCCTACAGTTTGCAAAGCGCTTGCTTTGATGGGGATTGCTGCTGTTGCAATACAGGTTTTAGGTCAGTTAGTTGAGATAAAGGACAGCTTTTTTATGTTTGGTGATATGCTGCTTCAAAGCCGCACATCGTTACTGTTCAGATTGATAATTGATCTGTCAGCTTTTGCGCTGATCTTACACTTCAATTGGGATAAAAAACTAAAACTCCATGCAAAAGGCCTCGGCGACCTTTACTCAATTACAATAGCATCAATATTTGGTTTGCATTTAATGACCATGGCCTCCAACCTGCTGTCAGTTTATCTGGCCGTAGAGATGGTTTCTATCGCTTCATATTTGTTAGTAGCCTACCGTTCAGAAAATGCTTTTAGTGCAGAGGCTGGTCTTAAATATGTTTTGTTTGGAGCCGCAGCTTCGGCCATAATGTTATATGGCATCTCCTTGCTGTACGGCGCTGGTGGTTCTCTAAGTTTGTTTGATCCGGCATTTGTGAATGGTTTAAGCAAAGCTAATGCTGTGGCAGTTTCCTTTGCTATGGTACTGGTTTTAGTAGGGATAGCCTTTAAACTTTCTTTCGTGCCGGCTCACTTTTGGGTACCGGATGTTTACCAGGGAGCACTAACACCAATCACCGCATGGTTATCTACTGTTCCTAAAATTGCGGCATTTGGCTTACTGATCAACTTTTTAACACCTTTTATTTTCTCGCCAGCGTGGAGATCATTTGATTTTAAACTGGCGTTGTCTGTAATTGGTATAGCTACCATGATTGCCGGTAACTTTGCGGCTGTAATGCAAACTAATGCCAAACGTATGCTGGCCTACTCAAGCGTAGGGCATACCGGCTTTGCATTAATGGCCATTGTTACCTTTAGTGATGAAGGTATTAAAACCTTGGTGTTTTATTTAGCCGTTTATGCTGTAGCCAATATAGCTGCACTGGCATTGGTAAGTTATTTTACTTATATCACTAATTCAGATGATATTAAGACTTATGAAGGTTTAGGTTACAAATATCCGGCTGCCTCCATTTGCTTCGTTATAATACTAATTTCTTTAACCGGATTGCCGGTAACGGCAGGTTTCAACGCTAAATTATTGGTGTTTTCATCAGTTTATGGCGTTTATCAACAAAATCACGACATATTTCTGCTTCTTTTAACTACAACGGGTGCAATTACTACGGTTGTATCACTTTTTTACTACATAAAAATTCCGCTTCATTTGTTTTTGAGACGCTCACCATTAATTGACTCACCTGTTGCTCCGTTCAATTTGTTAGTGTTGGTTATTATAGCAAGCGCTGCTTTGGTGTTTTTCGGTATTTTTCCTTCAGTTATTATAAATTTATTATAA
- a CDS encoding ammonium transporter, with amino-acid sequence MKRYVPFILILIALVLTFIFPSVDVDTTAKSTYDTGDTAWMLMSTALVLIMTPGLAFFYGGMVNKKNVISTMLQSVVCMVIITVMWGIFGFSLAFGDSIGGIIGNPSTFFMMKGMLSNNTWPSAPTIPLLLFAMYQLKFAIITPALITGAFAERIRFNSYILFLCLFSIFIFSPLAHATWHPSGLLYKMGVLDFAGGTVVHMSAGWAALASALFLKKRNEQSHSPARITYVIIGTSLLWFGWFGFNAGSAFGANHLAVTALATSTTASAAGGVAWIFFDMLRGRKPSAMGTCIGAVVGLVAITPAAGFVSVPHSLAIGIISSVISNLVVVWRTRTSIDDTLDVFPCHGVGGMVGMLLTGVFAHTNVNGANTTGNGLFFGETHLFLVQLFALVITSLFAFFGSMLLLKITDMISPLRVSAEDENIGLDLSQHGEKL; translated from the coding sequence ATGAAGCGTTACGTTCCCTTTATTTTAATACTGATTGCGCTGGTATTAACATTTATTTTTCCATCAGTTGATGTTGACACCACGGCCAAGTCTACTTACGACACAGGAGATACCGCCTGGATGCTGATGTCAACCGCACTGGTTTTGATCATGACCCCGGGTTTGGCATTCTTTTACGGTGGTATGGTTAACAAAAAGAACGTTATCTCAACTATGCTTCAAAGCGTGGTGTGTATGGTAATCATTACTGTTATGTGGGGAATATTCGGCTTCAGTTTAGCTTTTGGCGATAGCATAGGAGGCATCATAGGCAACCCATCAACATTTTTTATGATGAAGGGGATGTTGAGCAACAACACCTGGCCAAGTGCTCCAACTATTCCGTTATTGTTATTTGCTATGTATCAGTTAAAGTTCGCAATTATTACGCCGGCACTTATTACAGGAGCATTTGCAGAGCGTATCCGCTTTAACTCCTACATTTTGTTTTTATGCCTTTTCAGCATATTTATATTCTCGCCTTTGGCGCACGCCACATGGCACCCAAGCGGGCTGTTGTATAAAATGGGCGTGCTTGACTTTGCCGGTGGTACGGTTGTGCACATGTCTGCAGGTTGGGCGGCGTTGGCCTCGGCTTTATTTTTAAAGAAACGTAACGAGCAAAGCCATTCTCCTGCACGTATAACTTACGTAATAATTGGTACCAGTTTATTATGGTTTGGTTGGTTTGGTTTCAATGCCGGTTCGGCTTTTGGGGCTAACCATTTAGCAGTAACAGCTTTGGCCACCAGTACAACCGCTTCAGCGGCTGGTGGTGTAGCCTGGATATTTTTTGATATGTTGCGCGGTCGTAAACCATCAGCAATGGGTACTTGTATTGGCGCGGTTGTGGGTTTGGTAGCTATTACGCCTGCAGCAGGTTTTGTATCAGTACCACACTCTTTAGCTATCGGTATCATATCATCAGTTATAAGTAACCTGGTTGTGGTATGGCGCACACGTACTTCAATTGATGATACGCTTGACGTATTTCCTTGCCATGGTGTAGGCGGTATGGTAGGTATGTTGTTAACCGGTGTTTTTGCACATACTAATGTGAACGGAGCTAATACTACAGGTAACGGCTTATTTTTTGGTGAAACTCATTTGTTCCTTGTTCAGTTGTTTGCTTTGGTTATTACATCATTGTTCGCGTTCTTCGGATCAATGCTTTTGCTTAAAATTACCGACATGATCTCTCCATTGCGCGTTTCTGCCGAAGACGAAAATATTGGTTTGGACTTAAGCCAGCACGGCGAGAAGCTATAA
- a CDS encoding amidophosphoribosyltransferase, which produces MSDQIKHECGVAFIRLLKPLSYYQQKYGTALYGLNKLYLLMEKQHNRGQDGAGVATIKLDVEPGKRYISRHRSMASNAVADIFEYIQKRFADLSPEKLADGDWLKEHVSFTGEVLLGHLRYGTHGKNSIESCHPFLRQNNWMTRNLVIAGNFNMTNVDELLQQLYDLGQHPKEKADTVTVLEKIGHFLDTENQGLFDQYKREGLDDNREISKLIARDMDVAKILTKSARNWDGGYTIAGIFGHGDAFVMRDPSGIRPAYYYYNDEIVVAASERPALQTAFNIPIGDIKEIKPGHALIVKQDGKITEAMFSEPQERKACSFERIYFSRGSDAAIYRERKQLGRLLCPQILSAVNNDIKNTVFSYIPNTAEVAFYGMVEGVHKYIKQYQRERLLNREDKISEEELSEVLSMAPRVEKIAIKDVKLRTFITQDADRSEMVAHVYDSTYGLIKDGTDTLVILDDSIVRGTTLKQSILKILDRLGPKKIIVVSSAPQIRYPDCYGIDMSRMGEFVAFEAAISLLKEQGKENIILETYQKCKDSAKLPKEQAQNYVKAIYEPFTDQEISDRIAKIITPKEINCEVHVIYQTLDNLHKACPDHTGDWYFSGNFPTPGGNKVVNRAFVNWMEGKNQRAYM; this is translated from the coding sequence ATGAGCGATCAGATTAAACATGAATGCGGTGTGGCATTTATCCGCTTACTAAAGCCACTCTCTTATTATCAGCAAAAATACGGCACTGCGCTGTACGGGCTAAACAAACTGTACCTCTTAATGGAAAAACAACATAACCGCGGCCAGGATGGTGCGGGGGTTGCTACTATTAAGCTGGATGTTGAGCCGGGCAAGCGATACATCAGTCGCCATAGGTCAATGGCATCCAATGCAGTGGCCGACATTTTTGAATACATTCAAAAACGTTTTGCTGATTTATCTCCTGAAAAGCTTGCTGATGGCGACTGGCTAAAAGAGCACGTTAGTTTTACCGGCGAGGTGTTATTAGGTCACCTGCGCTACGGCACGCACGGAAAGAACAGTATTGAGAGCTGTCACCCTTTTCTGCGCCAAAACAACTGGATGACCCGTAACCTCGTAATTGCCGGTAACTTCAACATGACCAATGTTGACGAGTTGTTACAGCAGTTGTATGATCTTGGTCAGCATCCTAAAGAAAAGGCAGACACAGTTACTGTGTTGGAAAAGATAGGCCATTTTTTAGATACTGAAAACCAGGGTTTGTTTGACCAATACAAACGCGAAGGTTTAGATGATAACAGGGAAATAAGCAAACTGATTGCACGCGACATGGACGTTGCCAAAATCCTCACCAAATCTGCCCGTAACTGGGATGGTGGTTATACCATAGCCGGTATATTTGGTCATGGCGATGCATTTGTTATGCGCGATCCTTCAGGTATTCGTCCGGCTTATTATTATTATAATGACGAAATAGTAGTGGCTGCTTCAGAACGTCCTGCATTGCAAACGGCGTTTAATATACCAATTGGAGATATTAAGGAGATAAAGCCGGGCCACGCACTTATAGTTAAGCAAGACGGTAAGATAACCGAGGCTATGTTCAGCGAGCCTCAGGAAAGAAAAGCCTGCTCATTTGAGCGCATCTATTTTTCAAGGGGTAGCGACGCTGCTATTTACCGTGAGCGTAAACAACTGGGCCGTTTACTTTGCCCGCAAATATTAAGTGCTGTTAATAATGATATAAAAAATACGGTTTTCTCATACATACCAAACACTGCCGAAGTGGCTTTTTATGGCATGGTGGAAGGCGTACATAAATATATCAAACAATACCAACGCGAAAGGCTTTTAAACCGCGAAGATAAGATCAGCGAGGAAGAGTTATCAGAAGTGCTGAGTATGGCGCCTCGGGTAGAGAAAATCGCTATTAAAGACGTTAAGTTGCGTACTTTTATTACACAGGATGCCGACCGTAGTGAAATGGTTGCTCACGTGTACGACAGTACCTACGGGCTTATCAAAGACGGCACCGATACATTGGTTATTTTAGATGACTCGATAGTGCGTGGTACTACGTTAAAGCAAAGTATTTTAAAGATACTTGATCGTTTAGGTCCTAAAAAGATCATTGTGGTATCATCAGCGCCGCAAATCCGTTACCCTGATTGCTATGGTATTGACATGTCAAGAATGGGTGAGTTCGTAGCTTTTGAGGCAGCCATCAGTCTGTTAAAAGAGCAAGGCAAAGAGAATATTATTCTTGAAACTTATCAGAAATGTAAGGATAGCGCTAAATTGCCTAAAGAGCAGGCGCAGAACTATGTAAAGGCTATCTACGAGCCGTTTACTGATCAGGAAATATCTGACAGGATAGCGAAGATCATTACACCAAAAGAGATCAATTGCGAAGTGCACGTAATTTACCAAACATTAGATAACCTGCACAAAGCATGTCCTGATCATACAGGCGACTGGTATTTCTCTGGTAACTTCCCAACCCCGGGTGGCAATAAAGTGGTTAACCGCGCTTTTGTTAACTGGATGGAAGGAAAGAACCAACGTGCTTATATGTAA